A genomic window from Nicotiana sylvestris chromosome 11, ASM39365v2, whole genome shotgun sequence includes:
- the LOC104245800 gene encoding ubiquitin-like domain-containing protein CIP73 isoform X1 — MTHTGEASEGHKAEGIDTTIEIKVKTMSSETHNLRISNQRRVWNLKEHVYLLIGMPMEQQRLIYCGKVLQDDDLLSSYNIQHGDTLHLICTVQSMSSFAATDEISPDTQQEIPNSIESLSRYLSIMRREYSMNGTENNTNEVLGSASNTFTPSQGIPEVEQLARLLSSTRDMLISQTAQRFLELERDLRQNLNVGDPRVRQGTQLNAQTTIGTMFNNLGAYFLELGRAVMGVQMGDNASHAVVNAGPAVYITDSGPLSIQEELYSVLLSTIHRLINSGLVSDNDTRLHQRQVGTQMIGGATVNNVVDNAGILGVSSGPSIIEARSAYESAGEPANEDVGTSHRQTADFAESPSHAKRQRME; from the exons ATGACTCACACTGGTGAAGCTTCTGAGGGCCATAAAGCTGAAGGCATTGATACGACGATTGAGATAAAAGTAAAAACTATGAGTTCTGAAACCCACAATTTGCGTATTAGCAATCAG AGGAGAGTATGGAACTTGAAAGAACACGTATATCTTTTGATTGGGATGCCAATGGAACAACAGCGTCTAATCTATTGTGGAAAAGTCTTACAGGATGATGACCTCCTTTCTTCATACA ATATTCAACATGGTGATACTTTGCATCTGATTTGCACTGTCCAGAGCATGTCATCCTTTG CTGCTACTGATGAGATTTCTCCAGATACTCAACAG GAAATCCCCAACTCTATAGAAAGTTTGTCACGATATCTCAGCATAATGAGACGAGAATATAGTATGAACG GAACAGAAAACAATACGAATGAGGTACTCGGAAGTGCATCCAATACTTTCACTCCTTCACAAGGAATTCCAGAAGTAGAACAATTAGCAAGACTGCTGTCGTCCACTAGGGATATGCTTATTAGCCAAACTGCACAGCGCTTTCTC GAATTGGAAAGGGATCTGCGCCAAAATCTGAACGTGGGTGATCCGAGGGTGCGCCAGGGAACCCAGTTAAATGCACAGACAACAATCGGAACAATGTTCAACAATCTAGGTGCATATTTTCTTGAACTTGGCCGCGCAGTGATGGGAGTCCAAATGGGTGACAATGCG AGTCATGCCGTAGTTAACGCTGGCCCTGCAGTCTATATAACCGACTCGGGTCCACTGTCCATCCAG GAAGAACTTTATTCTGTGCTGCTCTCAACAATACACAGGCTGATCAACTCTGGTTTAGTAAGTGATAATGATACAAGGCTGCACCAGAGGCAAGTCGGTACACAAATGATAGGAG GTGCAACTGTGAATAATGTCGTTGACAACGCAGGGATATTAGGTGTATCTTCTGGACCATCAATTATAGAAGCAAGAAGTGCTTATGAATCAGCTGGTGAA CCTGCTAATGAAGATGTTGGGACCTCTCATCGACAAACAGCTGATTTTGCTGAAAGCCCATCGCATGCAAAACGACAAAGG ATGGAGTGA
- the LOC104245800 gene encoding ubiquitin-like domain-containing protein CIP73 isoform X3, giving the protein MTHTGEASEGHKAEGIDTTIEIKVKTMSSETHNLRISNQRRVWNLKEHVYLLIGMPMEQQRLIYCGKVLQDDDLLSSYNIQHGDTLHLICTVQSMSSFAATDEISPDTQQEIPNSIESLSRYLSIMRREYSMNGTENNTNEVLGSASNTFTPSQGIPEVEQLARLLSSTRDMLISQTAQRFLELERDLRQNLNVGDPRVRQGTQLNAQTTIGTMFNNLGAYFLELGRAVMGVQMGDNASHAVVNAGPAVYITDSGPLSIQEELYSVLLSTIHRLINSGLVSDNDTRLHQRQVGTQMIGGILGVSSGPSIIEARSAYESAGEPANEDVGTSHRQTADFAESPSHAKRQRME; this is encoded by the exons ATGACTCACACTGGTGAAGCTTCTGAGGGCCATAAAGCTGAAGGCATTGATACGACGATTGAGATAAAAGTAAAAACTATGAGTTCTGAAACCCACAATTTGCGTATTAGCAATCAG AGGAGAGTATGGAACTTGAAAGAACACGTATATCTTTTGATTGGGATGCCAATGGAACAACAGCGTCTAATCTATTGTGGAAAAGTCTTACAGGATGATGACCTCCTTTCTTCATACA ATATTCAACATGGTGATACTTTGCATCTGATTTGCACTGTCCAGAGCATGTCATCCTTTG CTGCTACTGATGAGATTTCTCCAGATACTCAACAG GAAATCCCCAACTCTATAGAAAGTTTGTCACGATATCTCAGCATAATGAGACGAGAATATAGTATGAACG GAACAGAAAACAATACGAATGAGGTACTCGGAAGTGCATCCAATACTTTCACTCCTTCACAAGGAATTCCAGAAGTAGAACAATTAGCAAGACTGCTGTCGTCCACTAGGGATATGCTTATTAGCCAAACTGCACAGCGCTTTCTC GAATTGGAAAGGGATCTGCGCCAAAATCTGAACGTGGGTGATCCGAGGGTGCGCCAGGGAACCCAGTTAAATGCACAGACAACAATCGGAACAATGTTCAACAATCTAGGTGCATATTTTCTTGAACTTGGCCGCGCAGTGATGGGAGTCCAAATGGGTGACAATGCG AGTCATGCCGTAGTTAACGCTGGCCCTGCAGTCTATATAACCGACTCGGGTCCACTGTCCATCCAG GAAGAACTTTATTCTGTGCTGCTCTCAACAATACACAGGCTGATCAACTCTGGTTTAGTAAGTGATAATGATACAAGGCTGCACCAGAGGCAAGTCGGTACACAAATGATAGGAG GGATATTAGGTGTATCTTCTGGACCATCAATTATAGAAGCAAGAAGTGCTTATGAATCAGCTGGTGAA CCTGCTAATGAAGATGTTGGGACCTCTCATCGACAAACAGCTGATTTTGCTGAAAGCCCATCGCATGCAAAACGACAAAGG ATGGAGTGA
- the LOC104245800 gene encoding ubiquitin-like domain-containing protein CIP73 isoform X2: protein MTHTGEASEGHKAEGIDTTIEIKVKTMSSETHNLRISNQRRVWNLKEHVYLLIGMPMEQQRLIYCGKVLQDDDLLSSYNIQHGDTLHLICTVQSMSSFAATDEISPDTQQEIPNSIESLSRYLSIMRREYSMNENNTNEVLGSASNTFTPSQGIPEVEQLARLLSSTRDMLISQTAQRFLELERDLRQNLNVGDPRVRQGTQLNAQTTIGTMFNNLGAYFLELGRAVMGVQMGDNASHAVVNAGPAVYITDSGPLSIQEELYSVLLSTIHRLINSGLVSDNDTRLHQRQVGTQMIGGATVNNVVDNAGILGVSSGPSIIEARSAYESAGEPANEDVGTSHRQTADFAESPSHAKRQRME, encoded by the exons ATGACTCACACTGGTGAAGCTTCTGAGGGCCATAAAGCTGAAGGCATTGATACGACGATTGAGATAAAAGTAAAAACTATGAGTTCTGAAACCCACAATTTGCGTATTAGCAATCAG AGGAGAGTATGGAACTTGAAAGAACACGTATATCTTTTGATTGGGATGCCAATGGAACAACAGCGTCTAATCTATTGTGGAAAAGTCTTACAGGATGATGACCTCCTTTCTTCATACA ATATTCAACATGGTGATACTTTGCATCTGATTTGCACTGTCCAGAGCATGTCATCCTTTG CTGCTACTGATGAGATTTCTCCAGATACTCAACAG GAAATCCCCAACTCTATAGAAAGTTTGTCACGATATCTCAGCATAATGAGACGAGAATATAGTATGAACG AAAACAATACGAATGAGGTACTCGGAAGTGCATCCAATACTTTCACTCCTTCACAAGGAATTCCAGAAGTAGAACAATTAGCAAGACTGCTGTCGTCCACTAGGGATATGCTTATTAGCCAAACTGCACAGCGCTTTCTC GAATTGGAAAGGGATCTGCGCCAAAATCTGAACGTGGGTGATCCGAGGGTGCGCCAGGGAACCCAGTTAAATGCACAGACAACAATCGGAACAATGTTCAACAATCTAGGTGCATATTTTCTTGAACTTGGCCGCGCAGTGATGGGAGTCCAAATGGGTGACAATGCG AGTCATGCCGTAGTTAACGCTGGCCCTGCAGTCTATATAACCGACTCGGGTCCACTGTCCATCCAG GAAGAACTTTATTCTGTGCTGCTCTCAACAATACACAGGCTGATCAACTCTGGTTTAGTAAGTGATAATGATACAAGGCTGCACCAGAGGCAAGTCGGTACACAAATGATAGGAG GTGCAACTGTGAATAATGTCGTTGACAACGCAGGGATATTAGGTGTATCTTCTGGACCATCAATTATAGAAGCAAGAAGTGCTTATGAATCAGCTGGTGAA CCTGCTAATGAAGATGTTGGGACCTCTCATCGACAAACAGCTGATTTTGCTGAAAGCCCATCGCATGCAAAACGACAAAGG ATGGAGTGA